From Roseibium alexandrii DFL-11, the proteins below share one genomic window:
- a CDS encoding FAD:protein FMN transferase codes for MKSAAERATLFAHDQSEMHTVPNNIVFSRRSFILMSLTLAACKGGSDIVELSGSTMGTSYTVTGVDHNRNVDQAALKKALEASLAQVNAQMSNWDASSEVSRFNALRSTAPVTVSEGFAEVVRASREINAASAGQFDITLGPVIEAWGFGSIGGSRPATAEANTLAAARKVSGQTDGLKVNGTQISKSHPEAELYLPSIGKGYGVDQMAKVVASFGITDFMVEIGGDLYVSGRNADSMDWQIGIETPTAYTRSAYQVASVSNMGMATSGDYRNYFERDGERFSHIIDAHTGAPITHKTASATVLAENTMLADAWSTAMLVLGTERGLEIANQRDIAVLFIDRSTDAENGFASVASDKFKQLQA; via the coding sequence ATGAAAAGCGCCGCAGAACGCGCGACACTTTTCGCACATGATCAATCGGAGATGCATACCGTGCCAAACAATATCGTATTTTCCCGGCGCAGCTTCATCCTGATGTCGCTGACCTTGGCGGCCTGTAAAGGTGGTTCGGATATCGTTGAGCTTTCCGGCTCCACGATGGGAACGAGCTACACAGTTACCGGGGTTGATCATAATCGGAATGTTGACCAGGCAGCGCTTAAGAAAGCGTTGGAAGCAAGCTTGGCTCAGGTCAATGCTCAAATGTCCAACTGGGACGCATCCTCTGAAGTTTCGCGCTTTAACGCCCTGCGCTCCACCGCGCCGGTTACGGTCTCCGAAGGCTTTGCAGAAGTTGTCCGCGCTTCTCGTGAGATCAACGCTGCCAGCGCCGGCCAGTTCGACATCACACTTGGCCCGGTGATCGAAGCCTGGGGCTTTGGCTCCATAGGTGGAAGCCGCCCGGCAACTGCTGAAGCAAACACTTTAGCAGCCGCGCGCAAAGTTTCCGGCCAAACGGATGGCCTCAAGGTCAACGGGACGCAAATCAGCAAAAGCCACCCCGAAGCCGAACTCTATCTGCCATCCATCGGCAAGGGGTATGGCGTCGACCAGATGGCCAAAGTCGTCGCCTCCTTTGGCATCACAGATTTCATGGTCGAGATCGGCGGCGATCTCTATGTCTCCGGGCGCAATGCAGACAGCATGGATTGGCAAATCGGCATCGAAACGCCGACAGCTTACACCCGTTCCGCATACCAGGTTGCCAGCGTCTCCAACATGGGCATGGCAACTTCCGGCGACTACAGAAACTATTTTGAACGCGACGGCGAGCGGTTCTCCCACATCATTGATGCGCACACCGGAGCACCGATCACCCACAAGACAGCATCCGCGACGGTACTTGCTGAAAACACTATGCTTGCGGACGCCTGGTCGACCGCCATGCTGGTCCTCGGAACCGAGCGCGGTTTGGAAATCGCGAATCAACGTGATATTGCTGTTTTGTTCATTGATCGCAGCACCGATGCAGAAAACGGCTTCGCTTCAGTTGCCAGCGACAAGTTCAAGCAACTTCAGGCCTGA
- a CDS encoding Na(+)-translocating NADH-quinone reductase subunit A, protein MQSFKLKKGLDLPITGAPVQEIDAKDKIQNAAVIAADYIGLKPRLLVQEGDAVGAGAPVFFHKDTPDVMVTAPVSGRVKAVNRGARRVLISVEIEVDASAADPVDFSNSGDAATPDGLAERLCASGLWTSFRTRPYSKVPDPESRPAAIFVTAMDTEPLTADPTIVIAEQAEAFEKGLAAVATLSSGKTFLCCETGANIPGLTMPGIEVAGFTGPHPAGLAGTHIHFLDTPSAEKTVWTIGYQDVIAIGRLLETGKLDSSRIIALSGPLCTKPRLIRTVSGASMTELSDGEISGDVPVRMISGSVLSGRLGEGVSAYLGRYARQMTLIEEDHKQIPMGWIRPMPSKFALQPVLGSAFSKKLYALTSNLNGGRRAMVPIGTFEELMPQDFLPTQLLRSLLVMDTDQAQALGALELDEEDLGLVGFACPAKYEYGMALRDCLTKIEKEG, encoded by the coding sequence GTGCAAAGTTTTAAGCTGAAAAAAGGTCTTGATCTACCCATAACGGGTGCGCCGGTTCAAGAAATTGACGCCAAGGACAAGATCCAGAACGCTGCAGTCATTGCGGCAGACTATATCGGGTTGAAGCCCCGTCTGCTCGTCCAAGAAGGTGACGCTGTCGGGGCGGGCGCGCCTGTTTTCTTCCACAAGGACACGCCCGATGTCATGGTCACGGCGCCGGTTTCTGGCAGAGTGAAGGCTGTCAACCGCGGTGCACGCCGTGTTCTCATCAGCGTCGAAATCGAAGTTGATGCGTCAGCTGCCGATCCGGTTGACTTCTCAAACTCTGGTGATGCCGCAACGCCGGACGGTCTGGCAGAGCGCTTGTGTGCCTCTGGGCTTTGGACATCATTCCGCACGCGTCCCTATTCGAAAGTTCCCGATCCGGAATCGCGTCCTGCTGCCATTTTCGTGACAGCCATGGATACAGAACCGCTGACCGCCGATCCGACGATCGTGATCGCGGAACAGGCTGAAGCGTTTGAGAAAGGCCTTGCGGCGGTTGCGACGTTAAGCTCGGGCAAGACCTTTCTGTGCTGTGAAACCGGAGCCAACATTCCGGGCCTCACGATGCCAGGCATCGAAGTTGCCGGATTTACTGGCCCGCATCCGGCTGGACTTGCAGGAACGCACATTCACTTTTTGGACACGCCGAGCGCAGAAAAGACGGTCTGGACCATTGGATACCAGGACGTCATCGCGATCGGACGTCTTCTGGAAACCGGTAAGCTGGACTCCTCCAGAATCATTGCCTTGTCGGGACCGTTGTGCACCAAGCCACGTTTGATCCGCACTGTTTCCGGCGCATCGATGACCGAATTGAGTGACGGCGAAATTTCAGGCGATGTTCCGGTTCGAATGATCTCCGGATCAGTTCTGAGCGGCCGGTTGGGGGAGGGTGTCAGTGCGTATCTGGGGCGTTATGCGCGGCAGATGACGCTGATTGAAGAAGATCACAAACAGATCCCGATGGGCTGGATCCGGCCAATGCCGTCCAAATTCGCCCTCCAACCTGTTTTGGGCTCGGCTTTCTCAAAAAAGCTCTACGCTTTGACGTCCAATTTGAATGGCGGCCGGCGTGCCATGGTACCGATTGGCACGTTTGAGGAACTGATGCCGCAGGATTTTCTACCCACCCAGCTTTTGCGTTCCCTGCTGGTTATGGATACAGATCAGGCACAGGCCCTCGGGGCGCTGGAACTGGATGAAGAAGATTTGGGTCTGGTGGGCTTTGCTTGTCCAGCCAAGTATGAATATGGCATGGCGCTCCGCGATTGCCTCACCAAAATCGAAAAGGAGGGCTAG
- a CDS encoding NADH:ubiquinone reductase (Na(+)-transporting) subunit B, giving the protein MGLRNFFDRIEPNFVKGGKYEKFFPIYEMVESFLYTPKTVTTAAPHARSYIDMKRIMTYVVIATIPCILVGLYNVGFQVNSAIATYGASGWRAWIIDALGIGFNPANPLANILHGALYFLPIYITTLVVGGICEVIFATVRGHEVNEGFLVTSMLYALILPPSAPLWQVALGIAFGVVIGKEVFGGTGKNFLNPALTGRAFLYFAYPAQMSGDTIWTPVDGFSGATALSVGASDGYQQLAAHGVSWMDAFLGTIQGSIGEVSALACFIGLAFLLITKIANWRLVVGCLVGMIAFSTLLNLIGSDTNPMFAMPWYWHLVIGGYAFGLAFMVTEPVSASHTNLGRYIYGALIGVMVVMIRVINPAFPEGMMLAILFGNVFAPLIDYFVVQANIKRRAKRHA; this is encoded by the coding sequence TTGGGTCTGCGCAACTTCTTCGACCGCATCGAGCCAAATTTCGTCAAGGGCGGCAAATACGAGAAATTCTTCCCCATTTATGAAATGGTGGAGAGCTTTCTCTATACTCCAAAGACAGTAACGACAGCCGCGCCGCACGCGCGCTCTTACATCGATATGAAGCGGATCATGACCTACGTGGTCATCGCGACAATTCCTTGTATCCTCGTCGGCCTTTACAACGTTGGTTTCCAGGTCAATTCCGCAATTGCCACATATGGGGCATCCGGCTGGCGAGCATGGATCATTGACGCGCTGGGGATCGGGTTCAACCCGGCCAACCCGCTTGCAAATATCCTGCACGGGGCGCTCTATTTCCTGCCGATCTACATTACGACGCTGGTCGTTGGCGGCATCTGCGAAGTGATCTTTGCAACGGTACGCGGGCACGAAGTGAATGAGGGGTTCCTTGTAACCTCCATGCTTTATGCACTGATCCTGCCGCCATCTGCCCCGCTGTGGCAGGTTGCGCTGGGCATCGCCTTTGGTGTTGTGATCGGCAAGGAGGTGTTCGGCGGGACCGGCAAGAACTTCCTGAACCCGGCGCTCACAGGCCGTGCGTTCCTGTACTTTGCATATCCGGCGCAAATGTCCGGCGACACAATCTGGACACCGGTTGATGGGTTCTCGGGTGCGACCGCTCTGTCTGTTGGTGCATCGGACGGTTACCAGCAATTGGCAGCTCACGGGGTGAGCTGGATGGACGCGTTTCTCGGCACGATACAGGGCAGCATCGGTGAGGTTTCGGCACTGGCGTGCTTTATCGGTCTTGCCTTCCTTTTGATCACCAAGATTGCCAACTGGCGGTTGGTGGTTGGTTGCCTGGTTGGTATGATTGCCTTCTCGACGCTGCTCAATCTGATCGGCTCCGACACCAACCCGATGTTTGCAATGCCTTGGTATTGGCATCTGGTGATTGGCGGCTACGCGTTTGGTTTGGCCTTCATGGTCACAGAGCCGGTTTCAGCGTCGCACACCAATCTTGGCCGCTACATCTATGGTGCCTTGATCGGTGTGATGGTTGTGATGATCCGCGTTATCAATCCAGCCTTTCCCGAAGGAATGATGCTGGCGATTTTGTTCGGTAACGTTTTTGCACCGCTGATCGATTATTTCGTGGTGCAGGCAAACATCAAGCGCAGGGCGAAGCGACATGCCTGA
- a CDS encoding Na(+)-translocating NADH-quinone reductase subunit C gives MPEDKENKGFIRRFLDLPVDSVPKTIFVAVSICLVASMVVSAAAVSLRPLQEVNKLKDKQINILQVAGLYEPGSNVAEAFEVFEPQVLEIATGKFTDKFDPATFDDRAAADDPETSIALTDDPASIGRQSKYVTVYLLRNDDDSLDKVILPIHGYGLWSTLYGFIALEENGNDIFGLQFYSHGETPGLGAEVDNPRWKSQWNGKKLTDDSGDLLITVAKTVPPQGEEYHVDALAGATLTTVGVDNLVRFWMGEAGFAPFLENLKAGEI, from the coding sequence ATGCCTGAAGATAAAGAAAACAAAGGCTTCATCCGCCGGTTCCTTGATCTGCCGGTGGACTCCGTCCCGAAGACCATCTTCGTGGCCGTTTCGATCTGTCTGGTCGCGTCCATGGTGGTGTCTGCGGCGGCTGTCTCTCTGCGCCCTCTGCAGGAAGTGAACAAACTGAAGGATAAGCAGATCAACATCCTTCAGGTTGCCGGTCTTTACGAACCCGGGTCGAATGTCGCTGAGGCATTTGAGGTGTTTGAGCCGCAGGTTCTTGAGATTGCGACTGGAAAATTCACCGACAAGTTCGATCCGGCAACCTTCGATGATCGTGCTGCAGCAGATGATCCGGAAACGTCGATCGCTTTGACGGACGACCCGGCTTCCATTGGACGGCAGTCGAAATACGTCACTGTTTATCTGCTGCGGAATGACGACGACAGTCTCGACAAGGTCATTCTGCCGATCCATGGCTACGGACTTTGGTCTACGCTCTACGGGTTCATTGCCCTGGAAGAAAACGGCAATGACATCTTTGGTCTCCAGTTCTACAGCCACGGTGAGACCCCGGGCCTCGGAGCCGAGGTTGATAACCCGCGCTGGAAATCACAGTGGAATGGCAAGAAGCTTACCGATGACAGTGGGGATCTGCTGATCACAGTTGCCAAGACCGTTCCGCCACAAGGTGAAGAGTATCATGTCGATGCGCTGGCCGGCGCAACCCTGACGACGGTTGGTGTCGACAACCTGGTACGGTTCTGGATGGGCGAGGCCGGATTTGCACCCTTCCTGGAAAATCTGAAAGCAGGAGAGATCTGA
- a CDS encoding NADH:ubiquinone reductase (Na(+)-transporting) subunit D yields the protein MAQTKRSMLIDPLVDNNPITLQVLGICSALAVTSSLQVAFVMSLAVIFVTAFSSMFISMLRNHIPGAIRIIVQMVIIASLVILVDQVLKAYLYEISKTLSVFVGLIITNCIVMGRAEAFAMKNPPIASFIDGAGNGLGYGLILMMVGVIRELFGAGSLFGITIFETVNNGGWYVPNGMLLLPPSAFFIIGLIIWAFRSWKSEQVEEREYKIQTVDAH from the coding sequence ATGGCGCAAACCAAGAGAAGCATGCTTATCGATCCGCTGGTCGATAACAACCCGATTACCCTTCAGGTTCTCGGGATCTGCTCAGCCCTTGCTGTGACATCTTCGTTGCAGGTGGCGTTTGTCATGTCACTTGCGGTGATATTCGTTACGGCATTCTCCTCGATGTTCATCTCTATGCTGCGCAATCACATTCCAGGAGCCATCCGGATTATTGTGCAGATGGTCATCATTGCGTCTCTGGTGATTCTGGTTGATCAGGTGCTGAAGGCGTATCTCTACGAGATTTCGAAAACTCTCTCGGTCTTCGTGGGCTTGATCATCACCAACTGTATCGTGATGGGCCGTGCAGAAGCGTTTGCAATGAAAAACCCGCCGATTGCCTCCTTCATTGACGGTGCAGGCAATGGTCTCGGATATGGTCTTATCCTTATGATGGTCGGTGTTATTCGCGAATTGTTCGGTGCAGGCAGCCTGTTCGGCATCACGATTTTCGAGACCGTCAACAACGGTGGTTGGTATGTCCCGAACGGCATGCTGCTCCTGCCGCCATCCGCTTTCTTCATTATCGGCCTGATCATCTGGGCGTTCCGGTCCTGGAAATCGGAGCAGGTTGAAGAGCGCGAATACAAGATCCAAACGGTGGATGCGCACTGA
- the nqrE gene encoding NADH:ubiquinone reductase (Na(+)-transporting) subunit E encodes MEHMLSLAVKAIFVENLALSFFLGMCTFIAVSKKISTAIGLGISVMIVQAITVPANNLILTYLLAPGALAWAGFSNVDLTFLGLISYIGVIAALVQILEMVLDKYFPPLYNALGVFLPLITVNCAILGGSLFMVERDYNFGESVTYGLSSGFGWALAITAMAGVREKLKYSDIPDGLQGLGITFITAGLMALAFMSFSGVKL; translated from the coding sequence ATGGAACATATGCTCTCACTCGCCGTTAAGGCCATCTTTGTTGAGAACTTGGCGCTGTCCTTCTTCCTAGGCATGTGTACCTTCATCGCTGTTTCGAAGAAGATCTCAACCGCGATTGGGCTTGGCATTTCGGTCATGATCGTCCAGGCGATCACGGTACCGGCAAATAATCTGATCCTGACCTATCTCTTGGCCCCCGGCGCCTTGGCTTGGGCTGGATTCAGCAATGTTGATCTGACCTTCCTTGGCCTCATTTCGTACATCGGCGTGATTGCAGCTCTGGTTCAGATCCTGGAGATGGTGCTCGATAAGTACTTCCCGCCGCTCTACAACGCGCTCGGCGTCTTCCTGCCGTTGATCACGGTGAACTGTGCGATCCTCGGCGGATCCCTGTTCATGGTGGAGCGGGACTACAATTTCGGCGAATCCGTAACCTACGGATTGTCTTCTGGCTTTGGCTGGGCCTTGGCGATTACGGCCATGGCCGGTGTGCGGGAGAAGCTGAAATACTCCGATATCCCGGACGGCCTGCAGGGCCTGGGCATCACATTTATTACCGCTGGCCTGATGGCGCTTGCCTTCATGTCCTTCAGCGGCGTCAAACTGTAA
- the nqrF gene encoding NADH:ubiquinone reductase (Na(+)-transporting) subunit F — protein sequence MATFGLGILLFTLIVLALVTIILAARSRLVSMGNVNISINGEKTISVPAGGKLLQTLAEQKLFVPSACGGGGTCAQCRVKIFSGGGSILPTEEGHITKREAACGDRLSCQVAVKQDMEIEVPEEVFGVKKWRCKVRSNENVATFIKELVLELPEGEDVNFRAGGYIQIECPPYELSYKEFDVDEEYHEDWDRFKIWDVSSKVAEPVERAYSMANYPEEKGIVMLNVRIASPPPGSQGIPAGKMSSYIFNLKPGDEVTISGPFGEFFARDTKKEMVFVGGGAGMAPMRSHIFDQMRRIKTDRKVTFWYGARSKREMFYVEDFDMLERENENFEWHVALSDAVPEDDWKGYTGFIHNVLYDEYLKDHPAPEDCEFYMCGPPIMNQSVINMLLDLGVDREDIMLDDFGG from the coding sequence GTGGCCACATTTGGACTAGGCATACTTCTCTTTACCCTGATCGTTCTGGCGCTGGTCACGATCATTCTCGCCGCCCGCTCAAGGCTGGTGTCGATGGGCAATGTCAACATTTCCATTAACGGCGAGAAGACGATTTCGGTGCCGGCCGGCGGCAAGCTGCTTCAAACACTTGCCGAACAAAAACTCTTCGTTCCATCTGCTTGTGGCGGCGGTGGCACTTGTGCCCAGTGCCGGGTCAAGATCTTCTCCGGCGGCGGGTCAATTCTTCCAACCGAAGAAGGCCACATCACCAAGCGGGAAGCTGCTTGCGGTGACCGCTTGTCCTGTCAGGTTGCCGTCAAACAGGACATGGAGATCGAGGTTCCTGAAGAGGTCTTCGGCGTCAAGAAATGGCGCTGCAAGGTGCGTTCGAACGAAAACGTGGCGACCTTCATCAAGGAACTGGTCCTGGAACTGCCGGAAGGCGAGGACGTGAACTTCCGCGCAGGTGGTTACATTCAGATCGAATGCCCTCCATACGAACTTTCCTATAAGGAATTCGATGTCGACGAGGAGTACCATGAAGATTGGGACCGCTTCAAAATCTGGGATGTAAGCTCCAAGGTTGCCGAACCGGTTGAGCGGGCCTACTCAATGGCCAACTATCCGGAAGAAAAGGGCATCGTGATGCTCAACGTTCGGATTGCGTCACCGCCTCCCGGATCTCAGGGAATCCCGGCCGGTAAGATGTCTTCTTACATATTCAACCTGAAGCCGGGCGATGAAGTCACGATCTCAGGCCCGTTTGGTGAGTTCTTTGCGCGCGACACCAAGAAGGAAATGGTCTTCGTGGGCGGTGGTGCCGGCATGGCGCCAATGCGCTCGCACATTTTCGATCAGATGCGCCGGATCAAGACTGATCGTAAGGTCACTTTCTGGTACGGCGCGCGCTCCAAGCGCGAAATGTTCTATGTCGAAGACTTCGACATGCTGGAGCGTGAGAACGAGAACTTTGAGTGGCATGTGGCGCTGTCTGACGCTGTGCCGGAAGATGACTGGAAGGGCTACACAGGGTTCATTCACAATGTGCTCTACGACGAGTATCTGAAGGACCACCCGGCGCCTGAGGACTGTGAGTTCTACATGTGTGGTCCTCCCATCATGAACCAGTCCGTCATCAACATGCTGCTCGATCTTGGTGTTGATCGCGAAGACATCATGTTGGACGACTTCGGCGGCTAA
- the pdxR gene encoding MocR-like pyridoxine biosynthesis transcription factor PdxR: MAIKSEQFHLDPKFEGTLQQQIQHLVSQGVLSGRFLPGERMPSSRKLAEWLGVSRITVTLAYAELVANDYLTSRGRSGYFVSESAPPPPMLNQSEGDRQDAVAWDEMVSSRYSYRSSLVRPSDWRDYPYPFIYGQPDARLFDHDNWRRCALEALGRKNFESMTADPYEQDDPKLIEYIVRNILPRRGISAQQDEILVTMGAQNALWLCAQVLLNKDRVAAIENPCYPGLRDILDQTGCQIAEVRVDDDGLPPDELPGNCQVVFTTASHQCPTNTTMPIERRRALLNRSVEEGFVIVEDDYEFEMAFQKAPTPALKSLDRAGSVIYVGSFSKSLFPGLRLGYIVAAKPLIQEARSLRALVLRHPPGHIQRTTAYFLSLGYHDAMVNRMGQAYRRRRSVMDKAIRDHGLQIASGGSHGGSSFWMRAPEGVNTSELALKLRKSGVVIDQGRAFFGREDDNHQFYRLAYSSIPSARIPEGIQRIADVIR; this comes from the coding sequence GTGGCGATCAAATCCGAACAGTTTCATTTGGACCCCAAATTCGAAGGCACCCTCCAGCAACAGATCCAGCACCTAGTCAGCCAAGGCGTGTTGTCGGGCCGGTTCTTGCCCGGTGAACGCATGCCGTCCAGCCGGAAACTGGCTGAGTGGCTCGGGGTAAGCCGAATTACGGTCACCCTGGCCTATGCGGAATTGGTCGCCAACGATTACCTGACATCAAGGGGACGGTCGGGTTACTTCGTTTCTGAAAGTGCGCCTCCACCACCCATGCTTAACCAGTCGGAGGGAGACAGGCAGGACGCGGTGGCCTGGGACGAGATGGTCAGCTCGCGGTATTCCTACCGCTCCAGCCTGGTGCGTCCATCGGATTGGCGTGATTACCCGTACCCCTTCATTTATGGCCAGCCGGATGCGCGGCTGTTCGATCATGACAATTGGCGCCGGTGTGCATTGGAGGCGTTGGGCCGGAAGAACTTTGAGAGCATGACGGCTGATCCTTATGAACAGGACGACCCCAAGCTGATCGAGTACATCGTGAGAAACATTTTGCCGCGCCGCGGGATTTCCGCACAGCAGGATGAGATCCTGGTGACTATGGGTGCGCAGAATGCACTGTGGCTTTGTGCGCAGGTGTTGTTGAACAAGGATCGCGTCGCGGCCATCGAAAACCCTTGTTATCCGGGACTGCGCGACATTCTGGATCAGACCGGTTGCCAGATTGCGGAGGTGCGGGTCGATGATGATGGTCTCCCTCCCGATGAACTTCCCGGCAACTGCCAAGTGGTCTTCACCACGGCCAGCCACCAATGTCCGACCAATACAACGATGCCAATCGAACGCCGGCGTGCCTTGCTGAACCGCTCCGTGGAAGAAGGCTTTGTGATCGTAGAGGATGACTACGAATTCGAAATGGCCTTCCAAAAAGCGCCGACACCTGCGCTCAAGTCGCTCGACCGGGCGGGGAGCGTGATTTACGTCGGCTCGTTTTCAAAGTCGCTGTTCCCGGGATTGCGCCTTGGATACATCGTTGCTGCCAAACCCTTGATCCAGGAAGCGCGGTCGCTGCGGGCGTTGGTTTTGCGGCATCCGCCCGGTCACATACAGCGGACCACGGCCTACTTTCTCTCGCTTGGCTATCATGACGCCATGGTGAACCGGATGGGGCAGGCTTACCGGCGCAGACGCTCTGTCATGGATAAAGCAATTCGGGACCACGGCCTGCAAATTGCCAGCGGTGGCAGTCATGGTGGATCCAGCTTCTGGATGCGCGCTCCCGAGGGCGTCAACACCAGCGAGCTGGCTCTCAAACTTCGCAAGAGCGGGGTCGTGATTGATCAGGGCAGAGCGTTTTTCGGACGCGAAGACGACAATCATCAGTTTTATCGTCTTGCCTATTCATCCATTCCCTCCGCGCGCATTCCGGAGGGGATTCAACGGATCGCAGATGTAATCCGGTAG
- the xsc gene encoding sulfoacetaldehyde acetyltransferase — MKMTTEEAFVKVLQRHGIEHAFGIIGSAFMPISDLFPKAGITFWDCAHEGSGGMMADGYTRATGKLSMMIAQNGPGITNFVTAVKTAYWNHTPLLLVTPQAANKTLGQGGFQEVEQMALFKDMVAYQEEVRDASRVAEVLNRVILQAKRASAPAQINMPRDFWTQVIDIELPPIVDFERPSGGDTAIQEAADLLSSAKNPVILNGAGVVLADAIGDTIELAERLDAPVCCGYQHNDAFPGSHRLFAGPLGYNGSKAGMELISKADVVLALGTRLNPFSTLPGYGIDYWPKNAKIIQVDINPDRIGLTKPVSVGIVGDAKKVSQSLLSKLAPNAGDAGREERRHEIAQTKSRWAQQLSSMDHEDDDPGTSWNERARAAKPDWLSPRKAWRAIQSALPREAIISSDIGNNCAIGNAYPSFEVGRKYLAPGLFGPCGYGLPAIVGAKIGCPDTPVVGFAGDGAFGIAVTELTAIGRSEWPAITMVVFRNYQWGAEKRNSTLWYDDNFVGTELDDNVSYAAIAKACGLQGEVARTMDELTEKLDAAVKDQMENGKTTLVEVLINQELGEPFRRDAMKKPVVVAGIDPADMRPQ, encoded by the coding sequence ATGAAAATGACGACAGAGGAAGCCTTCGTAAAAGTCCTGCAACGGCATGGGATTGAGCATGCTTTTGGGATTATCGGCTCTGCATTCATGCCAATTTCCGACCTGTTTCCAAAGGCGGGGATTACGTTCTGGGATTGCGCGCACGAAGGCTCGGGCGGGATGATGGCCGATGGCTATACAAGGGCAACAGGCAAACTCAGCATGATGATTGCCCAGAACGGTCCGGGTATCACAAACTTCGTCACGGCAGTGAAAACCGCCTACTGGAACCACACGCCTTTGCTTCTGGTTACTCCACAGGCCGCCAATAAGACTTTGGGGCAGGGCGGTTTTCAGGAAGTTGAACAGATGGCACTGTTCAAGGACATGGTTGCCTATCAGGAAGAGGTCCGCGACGCATCCCGTGTCGCCGAAGTTCTGAACCGTGTCATCCTTCAGGCAAAACGCGCCAGCGCGCCTGCTCAGATCAACATGCCACGCGATTTCTGGACGCAGGTCATCGATATTGAACTTCCGCCGATCGTGGATTTTGAACGCCCGTCCGGTGGTGATACAGCTATTCAGGAAGCCGCGGACCTGCTCAGCAGTGCAAAGAACCCGGTTATCCTGAACGGTGCTGGCGTTGTTCTGGCCGATGCAATCGGCGATACGATCGAACTTGCGGAACGTCTGGATGCGCCTGTGTGTTGCGGCTATCAGCACAATGATGCGTTCCCAGGCTCACATCGCCTATTTGCCGGACCGCTCGGATACAACGGGTCAAAGGCCGGCATGGAACTGATTTCCAAGGCCGACGTCGTTCTGGCACTTGGCACACGCCTTAATCCGTTTTCGACGCTGCCCGGATATGGCATCGATTACTGGCCGAAAAATGCCAAGATCATTCAGGTGGATATCAACCCGGACCGGATTGGTCTGACCAAGCCGGTGAGCGTTGGTATTGTCGGGGATGCGAAGAAAGTCTCACAGTCGCTCCTCTCAAAGCTGGCTCCCAACGCCGGTGATGCCGGGCGGGAAGAGCGCAGGCACGAGATTGCGCAGACCAAATCCCGATGGGCGCAGCAGCTGTCGTCCATGGACCATGAGGACGACGATCCGGGCACGAGCTGGAACGAGCGTGCCCGTGCCGCCAAGCCTGACTGGCTCAGCCCGCGCAAGGCGTGGCGGGCAATTCAGTCCGCCCTGCCGCGTGAGGCGATCATCAGCTCTGATATTGGCAACAACTGCGCCATCGGCAATGCGTACCCCAGCTTTGAAGTGGGCCGGAAATACCTTGCGCCCGGGCTGTTCGGTCCCTGCGGTTACGGCCTTCCGGCGATCGTTGGTGCAAAAATTGGCTGTCCGGATACCCCGGTCGTTGGTTTCGCGGGCGACGGGGCCTTCGGCATTGCTGTTACAGAGTTGACCGCCATTGGCCGCAGCGAATGGCCGGCAATCACCATGGTCGTCTTCCGCAATTACCAGTGGGGCGCAGAAAAGCGGAACTCCACGCTTTGGTATGACGACAATTTCGTCGGCACTGAACTCGACGACAATGTCAGCTATGCAGCCATTGCAAAAGCTTGCGGCCTTCAAGGTGAAGTTGCCCGCACCATGGACGAGCTGACCGAAAAGCTGGATGCGGCGGTCAAGGACCAGATGGAAAACGGCAAGACCACGCTGGTTGAAGTTCTGATCAATCAGGAACTTGGCGAGCCGTTCCGGCGCGATGCCATGAAGAAACCGGTTGTTGTTGCCGGAATCGACCCGGCAGATATGCGGCCGCAGTAA